A DNA window from Hevea brasiliensis isolate MT/VB/25A 57/8 chromosome 2, ASM3005281v1, whole genome shotgun sequence contains the following coding sequences:
- the LOC110640572 gene encoding protein CHAPERONE-LIKE PROTEIN OF POR1, chloroplastic, producing MASFLLSNASLSSPFLHQKLTKCEQRSTTMLYSPILRNPRNLTSVKCAVDATYEGNIPKFPRMNVWDPYKRLGVSPYASEEEVWSSRNFLLEQYAGHERSEESIEAAFEKLLMTSFRERKKTKINLKNRLKKKVDESPPWVKNLLNFVELPPVEVIFRRLFLFAFMGGWSIMNSAEGGPAFQVAVSLAACIYFLNEKTKNLGRAFIIGLGSLAAGWVCGSIFVPMIPTVLIHPTWTLELLTSLVAYLFLFVACTFLK from the exons ATGGCTTCCTTTCTCCTCTCTAACGCTAGTCTTTCCTCTCCTTTCCTCCACCAGAAACT CACTAAATGTGAACAAAGAAGTACGACAATGCTTTATAGCCCAATTTTGAGAAACCCTAGAAACCTTACCAGCGTTAAGTGTGCAGTGGATGCAACATACGAAG GTAATATCCCAAAATTTCCTCGAATGAATGTTTGGGATCCTTATAAGCGTCTTGGTGTCAGTCCTTATGCTTCTGAGGAGGAAGTTTGGTCATCAAGAAATTTTCTCTTAGAGCAATATGCTGGACATGAGAGAAGTGAAGAGTCGATAGAGGCTGCTTTTGAGAAGTTGTTGATGACCAGCTTCAGAGAAAGGAAGaaaacaaaaattaatttgaaaaacaGGCTAAAGAAGAAAGTGGATGAGTCTCCACCTTGGGTTAAGAATTTGCTTAATTTTGTGGAACTTCCTCCAGTTGAAGTTATTTTTAGAAGATTGTTCCTCTTTGCATTCATGGGTGGCTGGAGTATCATGAATTCTGCTGAAGGTGGACCTGCTTTTCAG GTGGCAGTATCTTTGGCAGCTTGCATATATTTCCTCAATGAGAAGACAAAGAACTTAGGCAGAGCTTTCATTATTGG TCTTGGATCTCTTGCAGCTGGGTGGGTATGTGGCTCTATATTTGTTCCGATGATTCCAACAGTTCTAATACACCCAACTTGGACACTCGAACTCCTTACTTCATTGGTAGCATATCTTTTCTTGTTTGTGGCATGTACTTTTCTCAAATGA